The Agromyces mariniharenae sequence ACGCGGCATCCGTCACCGCGGCCGACTCGAACGGAACGCCGTAGAAGTCGACGAGGTCACGGAGCGTGCCGTGGTTCGAGAGCACGAGCGGGATCTCGACGGGCAGCTGGCCTGCGCGCTGGCGGAACAGGAGGTCGTTGACGCAGTGCCCGGCGGTCGAGGCGAGCACGAGCGTGCGCAGCGGACGGCCGACCTCGTCGAGGTGCCAGGTCATGTCCCACCGCTCGACGACGGGCGCCAGCGCGGTCTCGAACTCCTCGCGGCCCGCCGGCGACTCGACCTGCACGCGCATGAAGAAGCGGCCCGTGTCGAGGCTCGCGAACTGCTGGCTCTCGGTGATGTTGCCGCGCGCGGCGACGATCGCCCCGCTCACGGCGTGCACGATGCCGGGCCCGTCGGTGCAGGCGAGCGTCACGACCCAGTGGTACAGGTGGGTGGGGGCGGCATCCGTGGTCATCCGCCCAGAGTAGTGCGTCCGGTACACTGGTCCGTGGTCGGCGGACAACGCATGGCCCTGGGCGCGCACATGAGCGCGTAGTCGACCCGCGCGGTGAGGTTTCCCGCAGCGGGGAACGCCGTCGGAGAGACATCCCCAATGTCCGTCACCGAATCCGCGCGCGTGCGCGCACCCCGACTGCCCTGGCCGGGCCTCCTGCTGCTGGCCGCGGGCGTCTTCCTGTCCATCACCATCGAGATGCTGCCCACGGGCCTCCTGCCCGAGATGAGCGAGGGCCTCGGCGTCGCCGAGCCGTTCGTCGGGCTGCTCGTCTCGGTCTTCGCCTTCACGGTCGTCGTCACGTCGACGCCGCTCACGGCCCTCACGAGCCGGATGCCGCGGCACGGCCTGCTCGTGCTCGTGCTCGCGGTGCTCGGGCTCACCACGCTCGCGTCCGCGTTCGTGCCCGAGTACTGGATGCTCGCGTCCGTGCGCGTCGTCGGCGGCGTGGCGCACGGCCTGTTCTGGGCGATCGTGGCCGCCTACGCGTCGCGCCTCGTGCCCGAGGACCAGATCGGTCGCGCGATCTCGGTCACGCTCGGCGGCGGCACGCTCGCCCTGGTCGCCGGCGTGCCGGCCACCACCGTGCTCGGCCAGGTCATCGGCTGGCGACCCGTCTTCGCCATCGTCGCCGGGCTGACGCTCGTCGGCGCGCTCGCCGTGTGGCGGTTCCTGCCGCCGGTGGCCGCCGAGGCAGGTGCGACCGCCGCGCGCTTCCGCCGTGGCGACGCCGCGCTCGGGCCCGTGCTGCTCGTGTGCGCCGTGACCGCGGCCACCATGCTGGGCCAGTACGCGGTGTTCACCTACGTCGCGCCGCTCATCACCGATGTCGTCGGCCTCGAGCCCGGCGCGGTCGGCCCGCTCCTCTTCGTCTACGGCGTGACCGGCGCGATCGGCCTCGTGATCGCCGGCTCGCCGCTCGCCCGGCGCCCGACCGCGGCGATCGTGACCGCCATGGGGGTCGCCGCGGCCGCACTCATCGTGCTCGGGCTCGCGCCCGGCGTCGTGCCCTCGCTCATCGCCTTCGCGGTGTGGGGGCTCGCGTTCGGTGCGGTGCCGCCGCTCCTGCAGACGCGCCTGCTCCAGGCGACGCCGCCGCGCCAGCGGGATGCCGCGAGCGCGCTGTACACGACGGCGTTCAACGTCGGCATCGGCGGCGGCGCGCTCGTGGGCGCCGTGCTCTTCGAGCGGATCGGCGTGCAGGGCCTGCCGCTGCTCTACGCCGTGGTCCTGATGCTCGTCGCGGTCGTGCTCGTCGGAGCGACCCGCCGCGCCGCCCGCATGCGTCAGCCGCGCTCGAGCGTCGCCGTCGAGACGGGGCCCGTGCGGGCGTCGACCGCGTAGCGCACCTCGACCAGGCTCTCCGCCGTGATGAAGCCGAACCCGATGTACCGGACGGATCCGTTGCCGTCGAGCGTCACGGTGGCGGCCGGCGCGCCGTCGACGAGCACCTGGACGTCGGCGGATGCCGCGCCGCCGAACGTCAGGTGCCACACGATCGGGCCGCTCGGTCGCAGCTCCAGCGAGGGGCTCGACAGCTCGACCACGACGGGGTCGCTCGCGGCCGAGGCGTTGCCCGCGACGTCCACCTGCGCGGCTGTGAGTTCGGTGGCGCCGGCCGGGAGCGCGTCCGCCACGACGCTCCACGTGCCAGACGCGCCGGCGGTCGTGGACCAGGTGCGTCCGTCGCCCGACGTGACCGTGACGGCCGCGCCCGGCTCGGCGGTGCCCGAGAGCAGCGGGTCGACGAGGCCGCCCGCGGTGTCGGCGGTGAACGCCGGTGCCGCTGCCGTGTCGTCGACGGGCTCGGGTTCGGGCGTGGGGGTGGGGGTCGGCGTGGGCGTCGGACCCGGTGCGGGCGTCGGGCCGGGAACCGACGGCGACGTCGGGGCGGCGGGCGGGGCGACATCGGTGCCCTCGCCGTCGGCGTCACCGGTTGCGGGGGCGTCGGGGATGCCCGGCGGCGCCGGGAGCGGCGTGGGCGGCACCGGTCCGCCGGGCAGCTCGATGGGCGGTGCGTCGCTGTCGGGCTCCGCCTGCGCGACGATCGCCGCGGGCGCCTGGTCGGCGGTCGCGAGCGACGGGAGCACGACGGCCGCGGTGACCGCCGCGGCCGCCAGGGCGACGGCACCGATGCCGGCGCCGATCGCGACGCCGTTGGCGCCCGTCGTGCCCGCCGCTGCCGCCGTGGCCGCGCCCGCGGATGCGCCGCCGGCCGATCCGGTGGATGCCGCGCCCGCACCGGCACCGGCGCCGGCGGACCCGGCACCGGCCGCGGATCCCGCGCCCGACCCCGCGGCGACGTGCCCCACGAGCACCGGCGGCAGGCCCGCCGCACCCAGCGCGACGTGCGCGACCGGCGCGCCCTGTGAGAGCCACGCCGAGTACGCGGTGGCACCGCCGACGCCGGCCGCCAGCGGCAGCAGCACGAGGGCGAGCCGCGAGCCGACCTCGCGGGCCTCGGCGGCCACGATGGTGCAGCGCGCGCAGTCGTCGAGGTGCGCCTCGAGTCGCGCCGTGTCGCGCGTGCGGAGTCGCCCGCGCGTGTAGCCGCCGAGCCGGTCGATCGTCCATCGGCACTCGGGTTCCTCGGCGTTGCGCAGGTGCGCCTGGATCCACGCCTGCCGCAGCCCCTCGCGGGCGCGGTAGGCGAGTGCCGCCGTGGCGTTCGCGCTCATGCCCACGAGCGGTGCGACCTGGGCGGGCTGCATGCCCTCGACCTCGGTGTACCAGAGCACCTCCTGCCAGCGCGTGGGCAGCGAGCGGAACGCCTGCGCCGTCGTCGACCGGTCGAGCGCGTCGAGGGTCGCGGACTCGCTCGTCGCGGGGTCCTCGAAGGACTCGAGCGTGTCGAGGGTCGTCTCGTGCCGGGACCGCCCCCAGCTCGCAGCCGTGTTGCGCACGGTCGTGAAGAGGTAGGGCCGGAAGGCGCCGGTCGGGCCGCGCCCCGCGAGGATCGCGTCGTAGATGCGCGTGAACGATTCGGCGACGAGGTCGTCGGGGTCGAGCGAGCTGAACGAGCGGGCCACGGTGCGCGCCGACGGTGCGTGGCGCTGCCAGAGCTCGCCGTAGGCGGCACGGTCGCCGCGGCGCGTGCGCTCGATGAGCGCGCCGTCGGACAGGTCGGTGCGCAGGGGTGGCACGTCGCCTCCATGGGTGGGGGGATTGGGCGTCATGGAAGAGACGTGGAGCAGGGGCGATCATGACGCGCCTCGCGGGGATCCGACCAATTCCAGCAGATTTTCCGCGAACGCGCGTCATGGATCCACCGGTTCGCCGTCTCTTCGGTGAAGGCCCGTGCGCGGGCCCGAACGAACCGCCGCCTGCGCGTCCTCGACGCGAGGCGGGGCCGGCGCAGCCGGCGTGAGGCGCCGCGTCGGGGGGTCGAGGCGGCGCCTCGGAACGGGCGGAGGTCCGGAGGCGATGGGGAGCACGCCTCCGGACCCCGCCACGACCGTGCGTGTCAGCGCCGGCACGCCGGAAGCCCGACCGAGGGGGCAGGCGTCAGGCGAGCCGCGCGCCCGCGCCCCAGACCGCCTCGATCTCGAGGTCGTCGGTGAGCAGCACGGCGTCGGCCGCGTAGCCGGCGTCGAGGCGCCCGAGGTCGCCCGAGCGGCCGATCGCCGCGGCCGGCGCGACGGTGAGCGCCCCCACGGCCTCGTGCAGCGGGATGCCGCTGTCGATGACGGCGCGACGCAGGGCGACGTCCTGCGTGAGCGTCGAGCCCGCGATCGACCCGCCCTCGACGAGTCGTGCGACGCCGGCGTCGACGACGACCTCGAGCGAGCCGAGCACGTAGCGTCCGTCGGCCGCGCCGGCCGCCGCCATGGCGTCGGTGACGAGCGCGACGCGTCCGGGCGCCCCCGAGAACGCGAGCCGCACGACGTCGGGGTGCACGTGCACCCCGTCGTTGATGACCTCGAGCGTCACGTGGTCGGCGTGCATCGCGGCCACGACGGGACCGGGAGCCCGGTGGTGGATGCCGCGCATGCCGTTGAACGCGTGCGTGAGGATCGACGCGCCCGCCTCGAACGCCGCGAGCGCGGTGCCGAAGTCGGCGCCCGTGTGCCCGACGGCCACGGCGACGCCCGCGTCGACGAACCGCGCGATGGCCTCGCGCGCGCCGGGGTGCTCGGGCGCGATGGTGATCTGGCGCAGCATGCCCGCCGACGCGGCGAGCAGCCGCTCGACCGACGCGGCGTCGGCGGTGCGCAGCAGCTCGGGGTCGTGCGCGCCGCGGAACTCGTGGTCGAGGAACGGTCCCTCGAGGTGCGCGCCGAGGACGCGCGGGTCGGATGCCGCGACGCCGGCGATCGTCGCCAGGTGCCCTGCGAGCACGTCGACGGACGCCGTCACGAGGGAGAGGACGCTCCGGGTCGTGCCGTGCGCCGTGTGGACGGCGAGCGCCCGCTCGATCGCGGCCTCGCCCTCCTCGACGGAGGCGCCGCCGGCGCCGTGGCAGTGCAGGTCGATGAACCCGGGCACGAGCGTGCGGCCCGCGGCATCCGTCACCGTCGTGTCGGCGCCGAGGGCGGCCCGCCACTCGTCGCCGATGCCGCGTGCGGCCACGCGGTCGCCCTCGAACCGCACCCACGCGTCGGCCACGGTGTCGCGGCCGGTCACGAGGCGGGCGGAGTGGATGACCGTCGAGGGGGTGCTCACCTACGCAACGATAACGTCGTAGCCGCTGTCCGCGAGGCGCTGGCGCTGGTCGCGGGTGGCCCCGGAGTCCGTGATGATCGTCGGGAACAGCCGCCGGTGCCCGATGGCCGCGAACGCGCGCTTGTCGATCTTCGACGCGTCGGCGACGAGCACGGGGTGTGCGGCCCGCGACGCCATGAGGGCGTTCACCGCGGCTTCGCGCTCGTCGTGCGAGGTCGGGCCGACCGTCGCATCGACGCCGTTCACGCCGATGAACGCGAGGTCGAGCGTGATGCTGCCGAGCACGGCGTCGGCGTACGCGCCGACGAGCTCGTAGGAGCGCGCGTGCACGACGCCGCCCGTGACCACGGTCTTGATCTGCGGACGCATGGCGAGCTGCATCGCGATGTTGATGGCGTTCGTCACGACCGTGAGGCTCGGCTCGTGCGAGGGCTCCATGATGTCGGCACGCGACATGAGCGCGTCGGCGATGGCCGTGGCCGTGGTGCCGCCGCACAGTCCGATGACCGCGCCGCGCGGCACGAGCGCGCTGGCGGCGCGGGCGATCGCCGCCTTCGCCTCGGGGTTCTGCTGGTTCTTGTAGCGGATGGGCAGGTCGTAGGCGACCGAGTGCGCGACCGCTCCGCCGCGCGTGCGCGTGAGGAGCTGCTGCTCGGCGAGCGCGTCGAGGTCGCGACGCGCGGTCGCGGGCGATACGTCGAGTCGCTCGACGATCTGGTCGACCTCGACCTGGCCGCCCTCGGCGAGCAGGTCGAGCACGGCGCTCAGCCGTTCGGCGCGGTTCATGCGGGCTCCTTCTCGATGGAGTGCTCGGTCGAGGCGAACAGGGCGAGGAGCCGGGCGGCCTCGTCGCGCACCGCCGCACGGCCCGCGGCGACGTACGTGCGCGAGTCTACGGCTGCGGGGTGCGCCGAGAGGTAGGACCGCACCGCCCCCGTGAACCCCCCGTTCAGGTGGGTGGAGACGTTGACCTTCACGAGCCCGGAGCGGATGCCGCGCACGATCGTCTCGTCGGGCACGCCCGAGGAGCCGTGCAGCACGAGCGGCACCGGCACGGCGGCCGCGAGCCGCGCGATGAGGTCGAGGTCGATCGCGGCGACGCGCTCGGTCATCGCGTGCGACGAGCCCACGGCGACCGCGAGCGCGCCGACGCCCGTCTCGGCGACGAACCGGGCCGCCTCGTCGGGGTCGGTGCGGACGCCGGGTGCGTGGGCGCCGTCCTTGCCGCCGATCTCGCCGAGCTCGGCCTCGACGAGCACGCCCGCGGCATCCGCCCGCTCGACGACCCGTCGCGTCGTCGCGACGTTCTCGGCGAAGTCGAGCTTCGCGCCGTCGTACATGACCGAGCCGAAGCCGCGGTCGATCGCGCGCAGGGCGAGCTCGGGCTCCTCGGCGTGGTCGAGGTGCACGGCCACGCGCGCCGACGACGCCTCGGCGATCGCGAGCGTCGCGAGCGCGATGGGGTCGAGCGCGCCGTGGTACCGCACGCAGTTCTCGGAGATCTGCAGGATCACGGGCAGGCCCGCGTCCTCCGCGGCGCCGGCGAGGGCCTCGGCCGTCTCGAGGTGCACGACGTTGAACGCGCCGATGCCGCGGTTGGCGGCGCGCGCCTCGTCGAGCAGCGTGCGGGTGGGGGTCAGCGTCATTCGGCGTCCTCGTCGATCATCGTGATGCGGACCTCGTCCGCGAGCTCGGCATGGTCGGGCGACAGCTCGCCCGCGAGCGGCATGAGCACCGCGCTCGCCGACCACGCGGTCGCGCGGCGGGCGAGCCGCGCCCTGGCGTCGGCCGCGGCACCCCTGTCGGACCAGAGGTCGTCGCCGTCGGCGAGCGACACGGCGATCGCCGCGACGACGGCATCGCCCGCACCCGTGGCATTGCCGTGCAGCACGCGCGGGAGTCGAGCGCGCACCGGGGCGCCGTCGCGGCCGACGACGAGCAGCCCCTCGGCGCCGAGCGACACCACCACGACGCGGGCGCCGCGTGCGAGCAGCGATCGGGCGCCGTCGAGCGGGTCGGCGAGGCCCGTCGCCGCCGCGAGCTCCTCGCGGTTCGGCTTCAGTGCAGTGGCACCGGTGGATGCCGCGGCGAGCACGCCGGGACCGCTCGTGTCCACGATCACCGGCACGCCGGCGGCCACGAGCCGCTCGACGAGGGCGCCGAGCTCGTCGGGGCCGAACCCGGGCGGCAGGCTGCCGCTGATCGCCACGGCGTCCGCATCGCGGCCGAGCTCGGCGGCGGCCTCGGCCAGCGCTCGCGCCTCGCCCGATGCGAGGGCGGCGCCGAACTCGTTGAGGATCGACGTCTCGCCCACGCGTTCGTCGACGATGGCGACGGTACGGCGCGTGGCCGCGCGCGTCGGGACGAGCCGGTGCGGCAGGCCGGATGCCTCGAGGTCGGCGCGCAGCTCGTCGCCGGTCGCGCCGCCCGCGGTCGCGACCGCCAGCACGTCGTGGCCCGTCGCGCGCAGCACGCGCGCCACGTTCAGGCCCTTGCCGCCCGCGCGCGACGCGCCCGTTGGCACGCGATGGGTGGCGCCCGGCTCGAGCGCGTCGACGTGCCAGGTGAGGTCGACGGCCGGGTTCGGCGTGACGGTGAGGATCATGCGCCGACGCTCTCGCGGGCGATGATCGCGGCGCCGAGCAGCCCGGCGTCGCCACCCAGCTGTGCGGGCACGAGCAGGGGGCGGCGGTGGAAGCTGAGCCGGGCGTCGACGCGCTCGGCGAGCGGGACGAACAGGGCGTCACCCGCACGCGAGAGTCCGCCGCCGATCACGATCGCCTCGGGCGCGACGGTCGCCGCGAGCTGCGCCACGGCGAAGGCGAGCGCGTCGAGCGCGGCCTCCCAGACCGTGCGGGCATCGGCGTCGCCGGCCTCGGCGCGGGCGAGCACCTCGCGGGCGCCGTCGACGGCCTCGCCCGTGCGCTCGGCGAAGCGGCGCACGATCGCGCCGGCCGAGCCGATCGCCTCGAGGCAGCCGCGCGCCCCGCACGGGCATCGCGGCTCGTCGGCGACGGGGGAGTGGCCGATCTCGCCCGCGTAACCGCCGCCGAGGTGCGGCCGCCCGTCGAGGATGAGCGAGCCGGCGAT is a genomic window containing:
- a CDS encoding sigma-70 family RNA polymerase sigma factor; this encodes MPPLRTDLSDGALIERTRRGDRAAYGELWQRHAPSARTVARSFSSLDPDDLVAESFTRIYDAILAGRGPTGAFRPYLFTTVRNTAASWGRSRHETTLDTLESFEDPATSESATLDALDRSTTAQAFRSLPTRWQEVLWYTEVEGMQPAQVAPLVGMSANATAALAYRAREGLRQAWIQAHLRNAEEPECRWTIDRLGGYTRGRLRTRDTARLEAHLDDCARCTIVAAEAREVGSRLALVLLPLAAGVGGATAYSAWLSQGAPVAHVALGAAGLPPVLVGHVAAGSGAGSAAGAGSAGAGAGAGAASTGSAGGASAGAATAAAAGTTGANGVAIGAGIGAVALAAAAVTAAVVLPSLATADQAPAAIVAQAEPDSDAPPIELPGGPVPPTPLPAPPGIPDAPATGDADGEGTDVAPPAAPTSPSVPGPTPAPGPTPTPTPTPTPEPEPVDDTAAAPAFTADTAGGLVDPLLSGTAEPGAAVTVTSGDGRTWSTTAGASGTWSVVADALPAGATELTAAQVDVAGNASAASDPVVVELSSPSLELRPSGPIVWHLTFGGAASADVQVLVDGAPAATVTLDGNGSVRYIGFGFITAESLVEVRYAVDARTGPVSTATLERG
- a CDS encoding 1-phosphofructokinase family hexose kinase; this translates as MILTVTPNPAVDLTWHVDALEPGATHRVPTGASRAGGKGLNVARVLRATGHDVLAVATAGGATGDELRADLEASGLPHRLVPTRAATRRTVAIVDERVGETSILNEFGAALASGEARALAEAAAELGRDADAVAISGSLPPGFGPDELGALVERLVAAGVPVIVDTSGPGVLAAASTGATALKPNREELAAATGLADPLDGARSLLARGARVVVVSLGAEGLLVVGRDGAPVRARLPRVLHGNATGAGDAVVAAIAVSLADGDDLWSDRGAAADARARLARRATAWSASAVLMPLAGELSPDHAELADEVRITMIDEDAE
- a CDS encoding class II fructose-bisphosphate aldolase, giving the protein MTLTPTRTLLDEARAANRGIGAFNVVHLETAEALAGAAEDAGLPVILQISENCVRYHGALDPIALATLAIAEASSARVAVHLDHAEEPELALRAIDRGFGSVMYDGAKLDFAENVATTRRVVERADAAGVLVEAELGEIGGKDGAHAPGVRTDPDEAARFVAETGVGALAVAVGSSHAMTERVAAIDLDLIARLAAAVPVPLVLHGSSGVPDETIVRGIRSGLVKVNVSTHLNGGFTGAVRSYLSAHPAAVDSRTYVAAGRAAVRDEAARLLALFASTEHSIEKEPA
- the purU gene encoding formyltetrahydrofolate deformylase — its product is MTTDAAPTHLYHWVVTLACTDGPGIVHAVSGAIVAARGNITESQQFASLDTGRFFMRVQVESPAGREEFETALAPVVERWDMTWHLDEVGRPLRTLVLASTAGHCVNDLLFRQRAGQLPVEIPLVLSNHGTLRDLVDFYGVPFESAAVTDAASKAAFEQRVLAAVDEHDIELVVLARYMQILTPELCDALAGRCINIHHSFLPGFKGANPYRQAHARGVKLIGATAHFVTSDLDEGPIIEQNVVRVDHSRSVAELVAIGQDEESRTLSQAVKWFAERRVLLDGARTIIFR
- a CDS encoding MFS transporter, translating into MSVTESARVRAPRLPWPGLLLLAAGVFLSITIEMLPTGLLPEMSEGLGVAEPFVGLLVSVFAFTVVVTSTPLTALTSRMPRHGLLVLVLAVLGLTTLASAFVPEYWMLASVRVVGGVAHGLFWAIVAAYASRLVPEDQIGRAISVTLGGGTLALVAGVPATTVLGQVIGWRPVFAIVAGLTLVGALAVWRFLPPVAAEAGATAARFRRGDAALGPVLLVCAVTAATMLGQYAVFTYVAPLITDVVGLEPGAVGPLLFVYGVTGAIGLVIAGSPLARRPTAAIVTAMGVAAAALIVLGLAPGVVPSLIAFAVWGLAFGAVPPLLQTRLLQATPPRQRDAASALYTTAFNVGIGGGALVGAVLFERIGVQGLPLLYAVVLMLVAVVLVGATRRAARMRQPRSSVAVETGPVRASTA
- the nagA gene encoding N-acetylglucosamine-6-phosphate deacetylase; amino-acid sequence: MSTPSTVIHSARLVTGRDTVADAWVRFEGDRVAARGIGDEWRAALGADTTVTDAAGRTLVPGFIDLHCHGAGGASVEEGEAAIERALAVHTAHGTTRSVLSLVTASVDVLAGHLATIAGVAASDPRVLGAHLEGPFLDHEFRGAHDPELLRTADAASVERLLAASAGMLRQITIAPEHPGAREAIARFVDAGVAVAVGHTGADFGTALAAFEAGASILTHAFNGMRGIHHRAPGPVVAAMHADHVTLEVINDGVHVHPDVVRLAFSGAPGRVALVTDAMAAAGAADGRYVLGSLEVVVDAGVARLVEGGSIAGSTLTQDVALRRAVIDSGIPLHEAVGALTVAPAAAIGRSGDLGRLDAGYAADAVLLTDDLEIEAVWGAGARLA
- a CDS encoding ROK family protein, which gives rise to MTTTTDAAPAPLGPGEAVLAFDVGGTDTKSALVDADGRVLGLRRTPTPLDGERTAEAVVGRVAELAAELRDAHPDVRPIAAGLLVPGIVDAERGVGVYASNLGWRDAPIRDLAEQATGLPVAFHHDVTAASWAEHRLGAARAYDDVVVLVIGTGIAGSLILDGRPHLGGGYAGEIGHSPVADEPRCPCGARGCLEAIGSAGAIVRRFAERTGEAVDGAREVLARAEAGDADARTVWEAALDALAFAVAQLAATVAPEAIVIGGGLSRAGDALFVPLAERVDARLSFHRRPLLVPAQLGGDAGLLGAAIIARESVGA
- a CDS encoding DeoR/GlpR family DNA-binding transcription regulator yields the protein MNRAERLSAVLDLLAEGGQVEVDQIVERLDVSPATARRDLDALAEQQLLTRTRGGAVAHSVAYDLPIRYKNQQNPEAKAAIARAASALVPRGAVIGLCGGTTATAIADALMSRADIMEPSHEPSLTVVTNAINIAMQLAMRPQIKTVVTGGVVHARSYELVGAYADAVLGSITLDLAFIGVNGVDATVGPTSHDEREAAVNALMASRAAHPVLVADASKIDKRAFAAIGHRRLFPTIITDSGATRDQRQRLADSGYDVIVA